In the genome of Bradyrhizobium arachidis, one region contains:
- a CDS encoding MFS transporter codes for MSTVTIEQADGLPLPQRRWAILTIALGITMSVIDGAIANVALPTIAADLKASPAFSIWIVNGYQLAITISLLPLASLGEIVGYRRVYLAGLALFTIASALCAVAQSLPMLTIARIIQGFGAAGIMSVNTALVRFTYPHALLGRGIARNALVVAVSAAVGPTLASAILAVGSWPWLFAINVPIGAVAVVLGARCLPHTRLAAHSFDWQSAGLSAVTFGVGIFAVDSVGHGEPLLTCLIEFAVAAVAGAALIWRETHMAAPLLPVDLLRIPIFALSIATSIASFCAQMLAFVAIPFYLQSRFGYSAVHMGLLITPWPITVAFAAPLAGRLVEHYPAGLLGGIGLLLFAGGLASLAMLPAEPGAFDIAWRMALAGFGFGLFQTPNNRTMIAAAPRERTGGASGMLGTARLLGQTTGAALVALFLGRYPQEGTRIALLAGVGFALCGALLSMLRLSPTGARGAEHVRVQDGQRMKGD; via the coding sequence ATGTCGACAGTCACGATCGAGCAGGCCGACGGCCTGCCGCTGCCGCAGCGCCGATGGGCCATCCTCACCATCGCGCTCGGCATCACGATGTCCGTGATTGACGGCGCCATCGCCAATGTGGCGCTGCCGACCATCGCGGCCGACCTCAAGGCGAGCCCGGCCTTCTCGATCTGGATCGTCAACGGCTACCAGCTCGCCATCACCATCTCGCTGCTGCCGCTCGCCTCGCTCGGCGAGATCGTGGGCTACCGGCGCGTCTACCTGGCCGGACTTGCACTGTTCACCATCGCCTCCGCCCTCTGCGCCGTCGCGCAATCGCTGCCGATGCTGACGATCGCGCGCATCATCCAGGGTTTTGGCGCGGCCGGCATCATGAGCGTCAACACCGCGCTGGTCCGCTTCACCTATCCGCATGCGCTGCTCGGGCGCGGCATCGCGCGCAACGCGCTCGTCGTGGCGGTATCGGCGGCGGTCGGGCCGACGCTGGCATCGGCCATCCTGGCCGTCGGCAGCTGGCCCTGGCTGTTCGCGATCAACGTGCCGATCGGTGCGGTCGCGGTCGTCCTCGGCGCGCGGTGCCTGCCGCACACGCGTCTGGCGGCGCATTCGTTCGACTGGCAGAGCGCGGGGCTGAGCGCCGTCACCTTCGGCGTCGGCATTTTCGCGGTCGACAGCGTCGGCCATGGCGAGCCCCTTCTCACCTGCCTGATCGAATTCGCCGTCGCTGCGGTCGCAGGCGCCGCCCTGATCTGGCGCGAGACGCATATGGCCGCGCCGCTGCTGCCGGTTGATCTGCTGCGCATCCCGATCTTCGCGCTGTCGATCGCGACCTCGATCGCCTCCTTCTGCGCCCAGATGCTCGCCTTCGTTGCGATACCGTTCTACTTGCAAAGCCGCTTCGGCTATTCGGCCGTGCATATGGGGCTATTGATCACGCCCTGGCCGATCACGGTCGCGTTCGCCGCCCCGCTCGCCGGGCGGCTGGTCGAGCACTACCCGGCCGGCCTGCTCGGCGGCATCGGCCTTTTGCTGTTCGCGGGCGGGCTCGCCTCCCTCGCCATGCTGCCGGCCGAGCCCGGCGCCTTCGACATCGCCTGGCGCATGGCCCTCGCCGGCTTCGGTTTCGGCCTGTTCCAGACGCCGAACAACCGCACCATGATCGCGGCCGCCCCGCGCGAGCGCACCGGCGGCGCCAGCGGCATGCTCGGCACCGCCCGGCTGCTCGGCCAGACCACCGGGGCCGCGCTGGTCGCGCTGTTCCTCGGCCGCTATCCGCAGGAAGGAACCAGGATCGCGCTGCTGGCCGGCGTCGGCTTTGCGCTATGCGGCGCGCTGCTCAGCATGTTGCGCCTGTCGCCCACCGGCGCGCGCGGCGCCGAGCATGTGCGGGTGCAGGACGGGCAGCGGATGAAGGGGGATTGA
- the clpA gene encoding ATP-dependent Clp protease ATP-binding subunit ClpA — MPTFSQSLEQSLHRALAIANERHHQYATLEHLLLSLIDDSDAAAVMRACSVDLDKLRTSLVNYLETEFENLVTDGADDAKPTAGFQRVIQRAVIHVQSSGREEVTGANVLIAIFAERESHAAYFLQEQDMTRYDAVNYISHGIAKRPGVSEARPVRGVDEETEAKGNEDAKKKGEALETYCVNLNKKARDGKIDPVIGRNSEINRAIQVLCRRQKNNPLFVGEAGVGKTAIAEGLAKRIVDSEVPEVLAAATVFSLDMGTLLAGTRYRGDFEERLKQVLKELEAHPNAILFIDEIHTVIGAGATSGGAMDASNLLKPALASGTIRCMGSTTYKEYRQHFEKDRALVRRFQKIDINEPTVEDAIAILKGLKPYFEDYHRLKYTNEAIEAAVQLSSRYIHDRKLPDKAIDVIDESGAAQMLVAENKRKKTIGIKEIETTIASMARIPPKSVSKDDAEVLKHLEQTLKRTVFGQDRAIESLAASIKLARAGLREPEKPIGCYLFSGPTGVGKTEVAKQLAATLGVELLRFDMSEYMERHTVSRLIGAPPGYVGFDQGGLLTDGVDQHPHCVVLLDEIEKAHPDLYNVLLQIMDHGRLTDHNGKQVNFRNVILIMTTNAGAADLAKQAFGFTRSKREGDDHEAINRQFAPEFRNRLDAIVSFGHLSVEVIGTVVEKFVLQLEAQLGDRDVTIELSEPAKAWLVQHGYDEQMGARPMARVIQEHIKKPLADEVLFGKLKGGGHVRVVLVKDEADETKDKIGFEFVEGPVTPKQEKLPGTRKRPPGKSKPGGGPGGSKGPTSKGPLVKA; from the coding sequence ATGCCGACTTTTTCCCAAAGCCTTGAACAATCCCTGCATCGTGCACTGGCGATCGCAAACGAGCGTCATCACCAATACGCGACGCTCGAGCATCTTCTGCTCTCTTTGATCGACGATTCCGATGCAGCTGCGGTCATGCGCGCCTGTAGCGTCGATCTCGACAAGCTCCGCACGAGCCTCGTCAACTATCTTGAGACCGAATTCGAGAATCTGGTGACGGATGGCGCCGACGATGCCAAGCCGACGGCCGGTTTCCAGCGCGTGATCCAGCGCGCGGTGATCCACGTGCAGTCGTCCGGTCGCGAAGAGGTGACCGGCGCCAACGTGCTGATCGCGATCTTCGCCGAACGTGAAAGTCATGCAGCGTATTTCCTGCAAGAGCAGGACATGACGCGCTATGACGCCGTCAACTACATCAGCCACGGCATCGCAAAGCGGCCTGGTGTGTCCGAGGCGCGCCCGGTTCGCGGCGTCGACGAGGAGACCGAGGCCAAGGGCAACGAGGACGCCAAGAAGAAGGGCGAGGCGCTCGAGACCTATTGCGTCAACCTCAACAAGAAGGCGCGCGACGGCAAGATCGATCCGGTGATCGGACGCAATTCCGAGATCAACCGTGCGATCCAGGTGCTGTGCCGCCGGCAGAAGAACAACCCGCTGTTCGTCGGCGAAGCCGGCGTCGGCAAGACCGCGATCGCGGAAGGTCTCGCCAAGCGCATCGTCGACAGCGAGGTGCCGGAGGTTCTGGCGGCTGCGACCGTGTTCTCGCTCGACATGGGCACGCTGCTCGCCGGCACGCGCTATCGCGGCGACTTCGAGGAACGCCTGAAGCAGGTGCTGAAGGAGCTCGAGGCTCATCCCAACGCCATCCTGTTCATCGACGAGATCCACACCGTGATCGGTGCGGGTGCGACCTCGGGCGGGGCGATGGACGCCTCGAACCTGCTCAAGCCGGCGCTCGCCTCGGGTACCATCCGCTGCATGGGCTCGACGACCTATAAGGAATACCGGCAGCACTTCGAGAAGGACCGCGCGCTGGTGCGGCGCTTCCAGAAGATCGACATCAACGAGCCGACGGTCGAGGATGCGATCGCGATCCTCAAGGGCCTCAAGCCTTATTTCGAGGACTACCACCGGCTGAAATACACCAACGAGGCGATCGAGGCTGCGGTGCAGCTGTCCTCGCGCTACATCCACGACCGCAAGCTGCCCGACAAGGCGATCGACGTGATCGACGAGTCCGGTGCGGCGCAGATGCTGGTGGCCGAGAACAAGCGCAAGAAGACCATCGGCATCAAGGAGATCGAGACCACGATCGCCTCGATGGCGCGGATCCCGCCGAAGAGCGTGTCGAAGGACGATGCCGAGGTGCTCAAGCATCTCGAGCAGACCCTGAAGCGCACCGTGTTCGGTCAGGACAGGGCGATCGAGTCCCTTGCCGCTTCGATCAAGCTGGCGCGTGCCGGCCTGCGCGAGCCGGAGAAGCCGATCGGCTGCTACCTGTTCTCGGGTCCGACCGGCGTCGGCAAGACCGAGGTCGCCAAGCAGCTCGCGGCGACGCTCGGCGTCGAGCTGCTGCGCTTCGACATGTCCGAATACATGGAGCGGCACACCGTGTCGCGCCTGATCGGCGCGCCTCCCGGCTATGTCGGCTTCGACCAGGGCGGCCTGCTCACCGACGGCGTCGACCAGCATCCGCATTGCGTCGTGCTGCTCGACGAGATCGAGAAGGCGCATCCCGACCTCTACAACGTGCTGCTCCAGATCATGGACCACGGCCGGCTCACCGACCACAACGGCAAGCAGGTCAACTTCCGCAACGTGATCCTGATCATGACCACGAATGCGGGCGCGGCGGATCTCGCCAAGCAGGCGTTCGGCTTCACGCGCTCGAAGCGGGAAGGCGACGACCACGAGGCGATCAACCGGCAGTTCGCGCCGGAATTCCGCAACCGTCTCGATGCCATCGTCTCGTTCGGCCATCTCAGCGTCGAGGTGATCGGCACCGTGGTCGAGAAGTTCGTGCTTCAGCTCGAGGCGCAGCTCGGCGATCGCGACGTCACCATCGAGCTGTCCGAACCCGCCAAGGCCTGGCTGGTCCAGCACGGTTACGACGAGCAGATGGGTGCGCGTCCCATGGCACGCGTGATCCAGGAGCACATCAAGAAGCCGCTGGCCGACGAGGTGCTGTTCGGCAAGCTCAAGGGCGGCGGCCATGTCCGCGTCGTTCTCGTCAAGGACGAGGCCGACGAGACCAAGGACAAGATCGGCTTCGAGTTCGTCGAAGGGCCGGTCACGCCGAAGCAGGAAAAGCTGCCCGGCACCCGCAAGCGCCCGCCGGGCAAGTCCAAGCCGGGCGGCGGCCCCGGCGGCTCGAAGGGGCCGACCTCGAAGGGCCCGCTGGTCAAGGCTTGA
- the clpS gene encoding ATP-dependent Clp protease adapter ClpS has protein sequence MSNDDNRSGGPTAPSTSVITKVKPKTKRPNLYRVLILNDDYTPMEFVVHVLEKFFQKDVEAATKIMLHVHHHGIGECGVFTYEIAETKVTQVMDFARKHQHPLQCVMEKK, from the coding sequence ATGAGCAATGACGACAACCGCTCGGGCGGCCCGACTGCGCCGAGCACGTCGGTCATCACCAAGGTCAAGCCCAAGACCAAGCGGCCGAACCTGTATCGCGTGCTGATCCTGAACGACGACTACACGCCGATGGAATTTGTCGTCCACGTGCTCGAGAAGTTCTTCCAGAAGGATGTCGAGGCTGCGACCAAGATCATGCTGCACGTCCATCACCACGGCATCGGCGAGTGCGGGGTGTTCACCTACGAGATTGCCGAGACCAAGGTGACGCAGGTGATGGATTTCGCCCGCAAGCACCAGCATCCGCTGCAATGCGTGATGGAAAAGAAGTAA
- a CDS encoding vWA domain-containing protein, which produces MFRLPVIRRLGRQLARFAAAEQGNIAVIFAIALVPVLTFIGAAVDYSRAVQARTSMQAALDSTALMLSKDLSTGAITTSQLSTKAQQYFNALFTGTNAIPTVSVAATYTASTSMGSTIQVTGSGTYTTSFMKIAGFPTLDIGTTSTSAWGLVRMRVAMVLDNTGSMADDGKMPAMQTAAKNLVDQLSALAKTNGDVYISIVPFAKDVNVGASNYNKYWIDFSDWDAANGSWSCTSGSNNNCNNWKWTPADHSTWTGCVVDRDQDYDTKNTTPTSGNAGTLFPADQYSYCRSGSSAYLQPIVPLSYDWSSLKTVIDNMKPTGNTNQGIGLAWGWMTLSTGDPMNAPAKDTNYTYKDAIVLLSDGLNTQNRWYNNASQIDARQKKLCDNAKAANITIYTVQVNTGHDATSSVLQYCASSSDKFYLVTSADQTVSVFKDIGTSLSKLRVAR; this is translated from the coding sequence ATGTTTCGCCTGCCCGTTATCCGCCGTCTTGGTCGACAGCTCGCCCGCTTTGCAGCGGCCGAGCAAGGCAATATCGCCGTGATCTTCGCCATCGCGCTGGTCCCGGTGCTGACATTCATCGGCGCCGCGGTCGACTACAGCCGTGCAGTCCAGGCCCGCACCTCGATGCAGGCCGCCCTCGACTCCACCGCGCTGATGCTCTCCAAGGACCTGTCGACCGGCGCCATCACCACGTCGCAGCTGAGCACCAAGGCGCAGCAGTATTTCAACGCGCTGTTCACCGGCACCAACGCGATCCCGACCGTCAGCGTCGCGGCCACCTACACCGCGAGCACCAGCATGGGCTCGACGATCCAGGTCACCGGAAGCGGCACCTACACGACCAGTTTCATGAAGATCGCCGGCTTCCCGACGCTCGACATCGGCACCACATCCACCAGCGCCTGGGGCCTGGTGCGCATGCGCGTCGCCATGGTGCTCGACAACACCGGATCGATGGCCGACGACGGCAAGATGCCGGCGATGCAGACCGCCGCCAAGAACCTCGTCGATCAGCTCAGCGCCCTCGCCAAGACCAATGGCGACGTCTACATCTCGATCGTGCCGTTCGCCAAGGACGTCAATGTCGGCGCCAGCAATTACAACAAGTACTGGATCGACTTCAGCGACTGGGACGCCGCCAACGGCAGCTGGAGTTGCACATCGGGCAGCAACAATAATTGCAACAATTGGAAGTGGACGCCGGCCGATCACAGCACCTGGACCGGTTGCGTGGTCGACCGCGACCAGGACTACGACACCAAGAACACCACGCCGACCAGCGGCAATGCGGGGACGCTGTTCCCGGCCGACCAATATTCGTATTGCCGATCCGGAAGCTCGGCCTATTTGCAGCCGATCGTGCCGCTGAGCTACGACTGGTCCTCGCTCAAGACCGTGATCGACAACATGAAGCCGACCGGCAACACCAACCAGGGCATCGGGCTCGCCTGGGGCTGGATGACGCTGTCGACCGGCGATCCCATGAACGCGCCGGCCAAGGACACCAACTACACCTACAAGGACGCGATCGTGCTGCTCTCGGACGGTCTGAACACGCAGAACCGCTGGTACAACAATGCCTCGCAGATCGACGCGCGGCAGAAGAAGCTGTGCGACAACGCCAAGGCCGCGAACATCACGATCTACACGGTGCAGGTCAACACCGGCCACGATGCGACCTCGAGCGTGCTGCAATATTGCGCCAGCAGCTCCGACAAGTTCTATCTGGTGACGTCGGCGGACCAGACCGTCTCGGTGTTCAAGGACATCGGCACCTCGCTGTCCAAGCTGCGCGTGGCGCGCTGA
- a CDS encoding phasin family protein translates to MFKVEDFQNYGKEQFEQCVASATSVQHGLQAIASAYGDYTKKSFEDTKSFVEKLSGVKSLDKAMEAQTDFARSAYETFVAESQKIAGLYSDLAKQAFKPVETIVSKFTPAAN, encoded by the coding sequence ATGTTCAAGGTTGAAGACTTCCAGAACTACGGGAAAGAGCAGTTCGAGCAGTGCGTCGCCTCCGCGACCTCGGTGCAGCACGGCCTCCAGGCGATCGCGAGCGCCTATGGCGACTACACCAAGAAGTCGTTCGAAGACACCAAGTCCTTCGTCGAGAAGCTTTCCGGCGTGAAGTCGCTGGACAAGGCCATGGAAGCCCAGACCGATTTCGCCCGTTCCGCCTACGAGACCTTCGTGGCGGAATCGCAGAAGATCGCCGGCCTCTACAGCGACCTCGCCAAGCAGGCGTTCAAGCCGGTCGAGACCATCGTCTCGAAGTTCACCCCGGCCGCCAACTAA
- a CDS encoding D-alanyl-D-alanine carboxypeptidase, whose translation MLRKSLSSSRLARVGVFGLLTVTTAVIFTTDAAEARRHRRQHVSHRVQRDVSESSSPKFASIIVDGNSGSVLQATSPDGIRHPASLTKIMTLYLLFERLESGKMKLDTEMPVSQHAADQDPTKLNLRAGQTIRVEDAIKGLVTRSANDAAVVIAEAIAGDEDDFAAMMTRKARSLGMSRTVYRNANGLPNDEQVTTARDQATLGRAIQERFPRYYRYFATSTFNWRGQSIRNHNHLLGSVEGVDGIKTGYTRASGFNLVSSMRRGNRHLIGVVLGGRSGGSRDAIMRNLLAENLEKGATTHTVAAVAERNGADASSDVADASDTPARPAPQVQAAAAPAPETAQQRLASRLSTLAAATAAMPPAQPKPEVRPTESKIEPAPLTNGVISSQPLSIIPGSSEPMKPVRVKTVQVKAGAVKVASAAPAPVAPQVTSTIAARSDVAETSGAVVARADLINKPEPQNQPEAPKAEVARAELPRQPAGFGTGNGILGVLPAGTAAAPAPAAAKLASADPAPQPIQMSATTKPVVTHSGWIVQVGALESETEAQHRIDAARNSARGLLSKADPFTEPVVAKDNRKLYRARFAGLERDQAEAVCRALKRAEISCITVRN comes from the coding sequence ATGCTTCGTAAAAGCTTGTCTTCCTCGCGCTTGGCGCGGGTCGGCGTTTTCGGGCTTCTTACAGTCACCACTGCAGTCATCTTCACCACCGACGCGGCCGAGGCGCGGCGCCATCGCCGCCAGCACGTGAGCCATCGGGTGCAGCGCGATGTCTCCGAGAGCTCCAGCCCCAAATTCGCGTCTATCATCGTCGATGGCAATTCCGGCTCCGTGCTCCAGGCGACCAGCCCCGACGGGATCCGCCACCCCGCCTCGCTGACCAAGATCATGACGCTCTACCTGCTGTTCGAGCGCCTGGAGTCCGGCAAGATGAAGCTCGACACCGAGATGCCGGTGTCGCAGCACGCCGCCGATCAGGATCCGACCAAGCTGAACCTGCGCGCCGGCCAGACCATTCGCGTCGAGGACGCGATCAAGGGTCTCGTCACCCGCTCCGCCAATGACGCCGCCGTGGTTATCGCCGAAGCGATCGCCGGCGACGAGGACGATTTCGCCGCGATGATGACGCGCAAGGCGCGCTCGCTCGGCATGTCCAGGACAGTCTACCGCAACGCCAACGGCCTTCCCAACGACGAGCAGGTCACGACCGCACGCGACCAGGCCACCCTCGGCCGCGCCATCCAGGAGCGCTTCCCGCGCTACTATCGCTATTTCGCGACCTCGACGTTCAACTGGCGCGGCCAGTCGATCCGCAACCACAATCACCTGCTCGGCAGCGTCGAGGGCGTCGACGGCATCAAGACAGGCTACACCCGCGCCTCCGGCTTCAATCTCGTGAGCTCGATGCGCCGCGGCAACCGCCACCTGATCGGCGTGGTGCTCGGCGGCCGCAGCGGCGGCTCGCGCGACGCGATCATGCGCAACCTGCTCGCCGAGAATCTCGAGAAGGGCGCAACCACCCACACCGTCGCCGCGGTCGCCGAACGCAACGGCGCAGACGCGAGCAGCGACGTTGCCGATGCCTCGGACACCCCGGCCCGTCCCGCGCCGCAGGTTCAGGCCGCGGCCGCCCCGGCTCCCGAGACTGCCCAACAGCGTCTCGCCTCGCGCCTGTCGACGCTCGCCGCTGCGACCGCGGCGATGCCGCCGGCTCAGCCCAAGCCTGAAGTCCGGCCGACCGAATCCAAGATCGAGCCCGCGCCGCTCACCAATGGCGTGATCTCGAGCCAGCCGCTCTCGATCATTCCCGGCTCGTCCGAGCCGATGAAACCGGTCCGGGTCAAGACCGTCCAGGTCAAGGCCGGCGCCGTGAAGGTCGCCTCCGCCGCCCCGGCTCCGGTCGCTCCGCAGGTTACCAGTACGATTGCGGCTCGCTCCGACGTTGCGGAAACCTCCGGTGCCGTCGTCGCCCGGGCCGATTTGATCAATAAGCCCGAGCCCCAGAACCAGCCGGAAGCGCCGAAGGCTGAGGTCGCCCGCGCCGAGCTGCCGCGTCAGCCGGCGGGCTTTGGCACCGGCAACGGCATCCTCGGCGTGCTGCCGGCCGGAACCGCCGCCGCTCCTGCCCCGGCGGCTGCGAAGCTCGCGTCCGCCGATCCGGCGCCGCAGCCGATCCAGATGAGCGCCACCACCAAGCCGGTCGTCACCCATAGCGGCTGGATCGTCCAGGTTGGCGCGCTCGAGAGCGAGACCGAAGCCCAGCATCGCATCGACGCGGCGCGCAACTCGGCCCGCGGCCTGCTCAGCAAGGCCGATCCGTTCACCGAGCCTGTGGTCGCCAAGGACAATCGCAAGCTCTACCGCGCCCGCTTCGCCGGGCTCGAGCGCGACCAGGCCGAGGCCGTCTGCCGCGCCCTCAAGCGCGCCGAAATCTCCTGCATCACGGTCCGCAACTGA
- a CDS encoding DnaJ domain-containing protein gives MTLIAGAVAVITLYLLLQMFRSANPAVLARTIKFGGGVVALAVAAFTGLRGELAVAIPLGIMGAGLLGWTPLANAGFGNVGGLFGGGGTRPTGQASRVRSQFLDMRLDHDSGQLAGQIVAGPNAGRDLDEFDLAGLLAMVPAFDAESVALLESYLDRRFPAWRQNAQSDAAGRQRGAAPGGKMTAEEAYQILGLQPGAGRDDISRAHKSLMKKLHPDQGGSTYLAARVNEAKDTLLRTHNG, from the coding sequence ATGACCCTGATCGCCGGCGCTGTCGCCGTTATCACGCTCTATCTGCTGCTCCAGATGTTCCGCTCCGCCAATCCGGCGGTGCTGGCGCGCACCATCAAGTTTGGCGGCGGCGTCGTCGCGCTGGCCGTCGCGGCCTTCACGGGTCTGCGGGGTGAGTTGGCGGTGGCGATCCCGCTCGGAATCATGGGAGCTGGGCTGCTCGGCTGGACGCCGCTGGCCAACGCGGGCTTCGGCAATGTCGGCGGGCTGTTCGGCGGCGGCGGGACGCGTCCGACCGGCCAGGCCTCGCGCGTGCGCTCGCAGTTCCTGGACATGCGGCTCGACCACGATTCCGGCCAGCTCGCGGGCCAGATCGTCGCCGGGCCCAATGCCGGGCGCGACCTCGACGAGTTCGATCTCGCTGGTCTGTTGGCGATGGTCCCGGCGTTCGACGCCGAGAGCGTGGCCTTACTTGAAAGCTATCTGGACCGCCGGTTTCCCGCTTGGCGTCAGAACGCGCAAAGCGATGCGGCAGGGCGGCAGCGCGGCGCGGCGCCGGGCGGCAAAATGACGGCGGAGGAAGCCTATCAGATCCTTGGCTTGCAGCCGGGCGCGGGGCGCGACGACATCAGCCGGGCTCACAAGTCCCTGATGAAGAAACTCCATCCCGACCAGGGGGGCTCGACGTATCTCGCTGCCCGTGTAAACGAGGCCAAGGATACTCTGCTTCGTACGCATAACGGCTAA
- the tehA gene encoding dicarboxylate transporter/tellurite-resistance protein TehA codes for MSNGFKPPIVPAAFFGIVLGLAGLGNAWRAAHQVWQLPAIVGEILLGLASIVWALLIVLFALRWIFARAESLSEAHHPVQCCFIGLAGVSTMLIAIAAEPYSHLAALMLFGSGAAFTLGFALWRTGLLWRGNRDHTATTPVLYLPTVAGGFVTAGVASALGYPDWGQLAFGVAFFSWLAIESVLLHRLYTAATLPVALRPTLGIQLAPPSVGAVAYLAMNGGVPDMVAHVLVGYGLMMALLLLRLLPWIMEQPFSVSYWSFTFGATALAIAPVRMVGHGDTGATAQLAPWLFGAANIVVGLTALGTLRLILQGRLLPPPVAAPSPAQAAPA; via the coding sequence ATGAGCAACGGATTCAAGCCGCCGATCGTGCCAGCCGCCTTCTTCGGCATCGTGCTTGGGCTTGCGGGCCTCGGCAATGCCTGGCGCGCGGCGCACCAAGTCTGGCAACTGCCGGCGATCGTCGGCGAAATCCTGCTCGGCCTTGCGTCCATCGTCTGGGCGCTGCTGATCGTCCTGTTCGCCCTGCGCTGGATTTTTGCGCGTGCCGAGTCGCTCAGCGAAGCCCATCACCCCGTGCAGTGCTGCTTCATCGGTCTTGCCGGTGTCTCGACCATGCTGATCGCAATCGCAGCCGAGCCCTATTCGCATCTTGCCGCCCTCATGCTGTTCGGCTCTGGCGCCGCGTTCACACTCGGTTTCGCGCTGTGGCGGACGGGGCTGTTGTGGCGCGGTAACCGCGATCACACCGCAACGACACCGGTCCTTTATCTGCCCACCGTTGCCGGCGGCTTCGTCACCGCTGGCGTTGCCTCGGCGCTCGGCTACCCCGATTGGGGACAACTGGCTTTCGGCGTCGCCTTCTTTTCCTGGCTAGCGATCGAATCCGTGCTGCTGCACCGGCTCTACACCGCCGCGACGCTTCCCGTCGCGTTGCGGCCGACGCTTGGCATCCAGCTCGCGCCCCCCTCGGTCGGCGCGGTCGCCTATCTCGCGATGAATGGCGGCGTGCCCGACATGGTCGCGCATGTCCTGGTCGGCTATGGGCTGATGATGGCGCTTTTGCTGCTCCGCCTGCTGCCCTGGATCATGGAGCAGCCGTTCTCGGTGTCCTATTGGAGCTTTACGTTCGGCGCGACCGCGCTTGCGATCGCACCGGTCCGGATGGTCGGACATGGCGATACCGGCGCGACCGCACAGCTTGCGCCATGGCTGTTTGGCGCCGCGAACATCGTGGTCGGACTGACCGCCCTCGGCACGCTGCGCCTGATCCTGCAGGGACGGCTGTTGCCGCCGCCGGTCGCGGCGCCATCTCCGGCGCAGGCCGCGCCGGCTTAA
- a CDS encoding alpha/beta fold hydrolase, which yields MKRGIAVLVSVSALCGIAYFTASKWAIKHETITFYDASRDNRPVPVDIAVRRDKEMQATAGMITLPVAVINHGNTVKNTEYGFLANIFAARGYLVVSPQHDLPTDPPMVTKPGELYVGRLPQILRGVANIHLAMQEMKKVQPNADYDKVTMVGHSMGGDITMYFAKQYPDEVKKVVTLDNLRVPFVTAGKFKILSFRSKDPQFKTDPGVIPTDEECEKAGIQVVKTDFQHNDMRDTGPDDAKNSIQGMLDKFLSSTDSEVAPVDTQSSPPKILEPGPVALMAPAKS from the coding sequence ATGAAGCGTGGAATTGCCGTTCTGGTTTCGGTCAGTGCCCTCTGCGGCATCGCTTATTTCACGGCGAGCAAGTGGGCGATCAAACACGAGACCATCACTTTCTACGACGCTTCGCGCGACAACCGTCCTGTGCCCGTCGACATCGCGGTGCGCCGTGACAAGGAAATGCAGGCCACTGCCGGCATGATCACGCTGCCGGTCGCGGTGATCAATCACGGCAACACCGTCAAGAACACCGAGTACGGCTTCCTCGCCAACATCTTCGCGGCGCGCGGCTATCTCGTCGTCAGCCCGCAGCATGATCTGCCGACTGATCCTCCGATGGTGACCAAGCCCGGCGAGCTCTATGTCGGCCGGCTGCCGCAGATCCTGCGCGGCGTCGCCAACATTCATCTCGCCATGCAGGAGATGAAGAAGGTTCAGCCCAACGCCGATTACGACAAGGTGACGATGGTCGGCCACTCCATGGGCGGCGACATCACGATGTACTTCGCCAAGCAGTATCCGGACGAGGTCAAGAAGGTCGTCACGCTCGACAATCTCCGTGTGCCCTTCGTCACCGCTGGCAAGTTCAAGATCCTGTCGTTCCGCTCCAAGGATCCCCAATTCAAGACCGATCCGGGCGTGATCCCCACGGACGAGGAGTGCGAGAAGGCCGGCATCCAGGTCGTGAAGACCGATTTCCAGCATAACGACATGCGCGACACCGGTCCGGACGACGCCAAGAACTCGATCCAGGGCATGCTCGACAAGTTCCTGAGCTCGACTGACAGCGAGGTGGCGCCGGTCGACACGCAATCGTCCCCGCCCAAGATTCTCGAGCCCGGTCCGGTCGCTCTGATGGCGCCTGCCAAGAGCTGA